The Malassezia restricta chromosome I, complete sequence genome contains the following window.
TGCATCGCGGCCATACAATACACCTTGGTCATTCCACCCATCTCTACGaccacggcctcgtccgccgccCTGGCCACGTCCACCACGCCGAATCCAGTCTTGGTCAGCTGGCGTAAGACGTCGAGACGGCATCCGCACACCTTGCAAGAGCACGCTTCGGTGAGGTACACGTTGTTCAGGAAACTCGTAGTGCGCCGAGATACTGCGATCGTGTGGGATATCTTGCATATCCGGCAAAGAGTGCAAGGGCGAGTAGTATGTAGCACCTGGTACACATGTTGTATCAGCTGCAAGGCTGCCAGCCATCTGTGGAATGCGCGCCGTATCAATATGTACAGCGCGTTTGTCACTTCGCTTGGCATAGAGCTGACTCAGTGTGGGGTATAAGTCGGCATCATCGCTCACAAAAAGTACATTACGTCCAAACGAGTTTCGACGCACTTCTTCATCCGTTAACTGGTCGTATCGTTTATGCAATGCATCCAACAATCGCTTCTCGTCGATAAATGGCAAGAGAGCTACGCCCTGCCATGCCATTTTTTTGCCATTCATGTCGACCAAAAACTCGGCCGGGTAGAAATCAAGGATCTCTGACTCTGGGTCGGTCATGAGCCACTGGAACGGCTTTGGCAAGTTGTTCTTGCTTGCTGCGGGTAGCACACCCATGAGCTGTTCAAAAGGTCGGAAAGGCTCGCCTTTTTCAAAGGTAATCTGCATCGTGTGCATGTCGGTAAAGTCGGCCGCAAAAGGCGCGTAATGGTATGGATAATACCACTTCCACGACGGACAGCCCTGATAGTAGTATGCGAGGACCCAGCACAGTCCTTCCACGTACGCCTGGACGACCTCACGGCGAAACTTGGTATCTGACAGCTCGACACCAAACTTTTGCCGGTAGTAGCGCTCACGATACCCTGGCTCCCACAGCTTGACTGTGTCTTGGTACTCGACCGTGCCGTCCGCATTGAttttgcgctcgagcatctTGGTCTCAGGCGGcacttcttcgtcgtcatcatcctcTTCGGCCTTGATAGAATCGTCTCCTAAGACATCCTCTTCCTTGACAGGGGCGGATTCTTCAGGGTCTGCCTTGATACGTTTACTCTCCTTCTCTACCGGGGAAGACGTGCGTTTTATACCTTGACCTTGCGACAATTCCATTTTCAGCTGCTCAGCGGCACTAATATTTGCCATGCGAATCTGAGCACGGTTCTTGACCACGTCGGCATTGTCTCCATCTAGCATGATGGGACCCTTGTTCCGAGAGCCTGGCACACTTTTACTGGGTCCAATCGTTGGTGGTGCCACAGGTCGCGGTGGTATCACTTTGGCATGTCCAACGTAGGTAGTGTCGCCATGTTGCGCTTCGCTGTAGTTAGACGTGTGCCGGCGCTTGTTGGCCTCCTGCCGATCTTCGACCTCTTTGCGCTTGCGGAAAATATCATCTTCTGCCTGTGCCAAGCCATCAAGAATGAACTGCGCATTGGCCAATTCGACCTTGCCATTGTTCGTCACATATCCACTCATGTTTGGCAGTTCACGCTTCCAGATTTTGAGCAGCGTATCAATCGCACCTTCGCGGATCTCAAGACTAGGTAGATGGGGTAAAAAGTCGTTGCCCACGAAAAAGATCAAGAACACCCAGTCGTCAATGGCCCGCTCCAAATCAAAGGCAAATGGAATGCCCGGCGTCTGTAATTCCACGTTCAAGTATTCACGTAGAGTCGGCACGTCCAAGA
Protein-coding sequences here:
- a CDS encoding 5'-3' exoribonuclease 2, whose amino-acid sequence is MGVPALFRWLSKKYPKIVQSVEEEEPGHMPGPDGHMVDIPIDISRPNPNGEEYDCLYLDMNGIVHPCTHPEGKPPPETEEDMMIEVFKYTDRVINMIRPRKFLMLAIDGVAPRAKMNQQRSRRFRSAQDAKILHEQREQELEERKKKGLAGEEEAIQKSWDSNVITPGTPFMDLLASSLRYWIAHKLNTDPGWKNLCVVLSDASVPGEGEHKIMDYIRRKRSDPNHDPNMRHVIYGLDADLIMLSLATHEPHFKVLREDVFAQDAKHRGCHRCGQKGHIAAHCRGEARKEDAKPLQKKPFIFLDVPTLREYLNVELQTPGIPFAFDLERAIDDWVFLIFFVGNDFLPHLPSLEIREGAIDTLLKIWKRELPNMSGYVTNNGKVELANAQFILDGLAQAEDDIFRKRKEVEDRQEANKRRHTSNYSEAQHGDTTYVGHAKVIPPRPVAPPTIGPSKSVPGSRNKGPIMLDGDNADVVKNRAQIRMANISAAEQLKMELSQGQGIKRTSSPVEKESKRIKADPEESAPVKEEDVLGDDSIKAEEDDDDEEVPPETKMLERKINADGTVEYQDTVKLWEPGYRERYYRQKFGVELSDTKFRREVVQAYVEGLCWVLAYYYQGCPSWKWYYPYHYAPFAADFTDMHTMQITFEKGEPFRPFEQLMGVLPAASKNNLPKPFQWLMTDPESEILDFYPAEFLVDMNGKKMAWQGVALLPFIDEKRLLDALHKRYDQLTDEEVRRNSFGRNVLFVSDDADLYPTLSQLYAKRSDKRAVHIDTARIPQMAGSLAADTTCVPGATYYSPLHSLPDMQDIPHDRSISAHYEFPEQRVPHRSVLLQGVRMPSRRLTPADQDWIRRGGRGQGGGRGRGRRDGWNDQGVLYGRDARPPSQSPYGAGPYGGGPYGGGPYGGGPYGAAYGSGPYGAGPYGGGAYGAGPYGAGPYGGGPHGGGPYGTGPYGGGPYGGGPYGGGPYGGGPYGGGPYGGGPYGGGPYGGGPYGAGPYGASAYGSSPYGAGPYAGSAYGSAYGQNQTGYGALPYRGYGAPRGR